CATAACAGGTATAGTAGCATTAATTACCCTTATCCGTATGATGCGAAGTTAATAAAACCTTTTAGGCATGGCATTAGACGATAACTTTTTTGAGCGTGTTTACCAAGTGGTAAGGCAAGTGCCTTACGGCAGAGTAACATCGTATGGGGCTATTGCTAAATATATTGGTGCTGCACGTTCTGCCCGAATGGTAGGTTGGGCCATGAACGCTAGCCATACCATGGATGATGTACCTGCCCATAGAGTAGTAAACCGATTAGGGTTACTTACAGGAAAACATCATTTTCAGGGTACAAACTTAATGCAACAACTATTGGAAAGTGAGGGAGTAATGGTTACCGATAATAAAATTACCAATTTTAAAAAACACTACTGGGACCCAAACGAGGAACTAAAACGTTAAGTTTATTTTAGGAAAAGCAAGCCTTTCAGATATCAGCTTTTCATAGTATCTTTGTAATTTAAAAGCAGTCTTATTTAACAGGCTGTGTTACAAAGCTATAATACATATGAAACTAGATAGAAAAGAGATTTTAAAAGCACTCGAAACCATTGCATTAGCTGGAGAAGGCAAAAATATGGTAGAGAGTGGCGCAGTACGCAATGTGCTAACCTTTGGCGATGAGGTTGTAGTAGAGTTGGTAATGCACAACCCTGCCATGCATATTAGGAAGCGTGCCGAAGCAGATATTATAAAAACCATACAAGATAAGGTGGCGAAAGAAGCCAAAGTTAAAGTAAACATTAAGCTAGAAACGCCTGAAAAGCCAGAGATAAAAGGTAAAGGTATACCGGGAGTTAGTAATGTAATTGCAGTATCATCGGGTAAAGGAGGAGTAGGGAAATCTACTATTACAGCAAACTTAGCCGTAACCCTATCCAAAATGGGCTTTAAAGTAGGTGTTTTAGATGCTG
The Flavobacterium litorale genome window above contains:
- a CDS encoding MGMT family protein — protein: MALDDNFFERVYQVVRQVPYGRVTSYGAIAKYIGAARSARMVGWAMNASHTMDDVPAHRVVNRLGLLTGKHHFQGTNLMQQLLESEGVMVTDNKITNFKKHYWDPNEELKR